Genomic DNA from Rhodoferax mekongensis:
TGGATCGCCATGGCCGTGCCGGGGCAGAAGATTCGGGTGGACTACTTGCGCAACGGCAAGGCACAAAACACTATTGCCACCCTGGAAGCTCCCGAAGCGGCCGTCAACGCCAAGGCTGGCAACCTGCCGGACTCTCCGATCCTCGCTCCACTGGGCATTGCGGTCCGCAATCTGTTGCCGCTGGAGCAGCGCGCTGCGGACACCAAAACAGGCCTGCTGGTGGATGCCGTGGCAGAAGGCCCCTCCACCAAAGCCGGCATCGAACCCGGCGACATCCTGCTGGCCATCAACCAGACGCCACTCACCTCGGTAGAGCAAGCCCGCCAGCTGCTGGCGAAAGCGGGCAAGTCTGTCGCTGTGCTGGTGCAGCACGGCGGGGACAAGAGCTACTTGGCGCTTAGCTTGCCGTAGCCGCACCGGCTGCGAAGCCGGCCATCAAGGCGACGCAGGCAGCCTCGGGGTCTGAGGATTTGGTGATCGCCGAAATCACCGCTGCGCTGGCCGCACCGGTTGCGGCAACTTCCATCACATTGCTGGCATCTATGCCCGCGATGCCCACCACTGGTACTGGAAACACACCCGCCCAGTAGCGCAGGTTGTCCAAGCCTTGGGGAATCCACGGCATGTCTTTGCTTTGCGTGGCAAAGATGGGGCCACAGGCGATGTAGCTGGGTCGCAGCGCCCAGGCTCGGGCAACCTCCCAGTAGCTGTGGGTGCTGAGCCCCAGACGCACGCCGGCCTGGCGCAATGCGTCCAAATCCACGGTGTCCATATCTTCCTGCCCCAGATGCACGCCATAGGCGCCAAGTTGCAGGGCGAGTTGCCAGTGGTCGTTGATGAACAGCTGTGCGCCCGGCGTGGCCTGGGCCGCTGCAATGCTCTCGGCGATCTGGGCAGACAGCGTGGGCTCTTCCGGGTCTTTGATGCGCAATTGCACCGTGCGGATGCCTGCTGCCAACACACGGCGCACCCAGGCGGCGCTGTCCACCACCGCATAGACGCCCAAAGCCGGGTCGGTGAGACCGGGAAAAGCAGTCTGCGCCGCTGGCGTTTTTTGTAGGCAAGGCAGATTGCCCACGTGCTGCGCAAAGTCAGGCAGTGCCTGCACCGGACCTGCGCCCTGCCCTGCGGCATAGGCATGGCGCAGCGCATGGGTCGTAGCCATTTTGGCCATGACCACCGCATCCGCCACACAGTAGCCGCTGGCCAGCGCCGCCGCCGCCGTGGAGGCGAAAGTGCAGCCCGTGCCGTGGTGCTGCGAAGTGTCTACACGCGGGAGACTCAGCCAGCCTGTAGCCTGCGGGCTTTGCAACCAATCACTGGCCAACCCTTGCGCACGCGCGTCATCACCGCCGGTGATGGCTACCGCAAAGCAGTCATACGCGCTCTGCCCATTGGCAGGTGCGCGTTCCCGGGTACCCAGGCGCCAACGGGCTTGCAGCGCTTGCGCCAGTTCGGGAGCCGGGGCGGCATGCAGGGGGTGATCTGCACGCTCGGCCTGCAAGAGGCGCAATGCCTCCCTGCGGTTGGGCGTGATCAATGTGGCGCGGGGCAGCAGCTGGCGGCAGTAGGCGTCCAGCAGGGCGTCGTCCACAAATGGGGTACCTGTAGTGGAACCCAGCACGGGGTCTACCACCAGCGCTATCGGGAAACCCTGTGCACGCAATGCATCCACCCACCGGCACACCACGCGCAGGTTGTCCACACTCCCGAGCAAGCCGGTCTTGATGGCCTGCGGCGGCATGTCCTGCGCCAGCGCGGCCAACTGCGCGTCCAGCAGATCGGCGCTGACAGGCTCCACACGCACAACCTCCACGGAGCTCTGCGCGGTGATGGCGGCCACGGCCGTGCAGCCATGCACCCCGAATGCCTGCAAGGCTTTCAGGTCCGCCTGCAAGCCGGCACCGCCGCCAGAGTCGGAGCCGGCAATGCTCCAAACCACGGGGCG
This window encodes:
- the thiE gene encoding thiamine phosphate synthase; protein product: MKKEATRAIPMGARSTLDTEFARASAGRRPVVWSIAGSDSGGGAGLQADLKALQAFGVHGCTAVAAITAQSSVEVVRVEPVSADLLDAQLAALAQDMPPQAIKTGLLGSVDNLRVVCRWVDALRAQGFPIALVVDPVLGSTTGTPFVDDALLDAYCRQLLPRATLITPNRREALRLLQAERADHPLHAAPAPELAQALQARWRLGTRERAPANGQSAYDCFAVAITGGDDARAQGLASDWLQSPQATGWLSLPRVDTSQHHGTGCTFASTAAAALASGYCVADAVVMAKMATTHALRHAYAAGQGAGPVQALPDFAQHVGNLPCLQKTPAAQTAFPGLTDPALGVYAVVDSAAWVRRVLAAGIRTVQLRIKDPEEPTLSAQIAESIAAAQATPGAQLFINDHWQLALQLGAYGVHLGQEDMDTVDLDALRQAGVRLGLSTHSYWEVARAWALRPSYIACGPIFATQSKDMPWIPQGLDNLRYWAGVFPVPVVGIAGIDASNVMEVAATGAASAAVISAITKSSDPEAACVALMAGFAAGAATAS